In Streptomyces sp. SID8374, one genomic interval encodes:
- a CDS encoding peptidoglycan DD-metalloendopeptidase family protein: protein MNDQHPHAGPVGYDTRSTGSFDTDPLFGSLPGGSDTADYAASGYDTSYGAQTGSYDSSAWDTGAQQTVTYDAYAAPAEHASAQQWDTGATPVWQQQPAEHDTTGQWATADTGAFPTAGFTTAAYGTAPYGTGAYEAESGTYESDGYDTGAYATAMYGTGTGTGTAYVTDGSYGTDAYGTGTYDTTAYATGAYDTGAYDTGTYDTGAYDATAWNTGATPGDAAYEPEQTSHQLYEQQTPEEGGTAEFPVIESELGTGHDSGLDSGLEAGREFGFEADHETAHEAGRGVGHEAGHEEGLAPEAATAPDDGGAPGPAPLSVDRTVVRAPAPRNRARRRSPAKRSALLTVAVPSACVMSVAGIAAASVSGISDDDKQEKTTSLAIADPSTVKPVAANNKLDSQLEQLSEGSDDFRQRASRTQERIDLKQRQVEEKKKREEEAARREALRPKFVLPVKQHGLSAYYGQAGVNWMSVHTGIDFPVGYGSPVMAATDGTVRTQYNSAYGNMAIVTMADGTETWYCHLSSTKIRSGPVKAGDVIAYAGSSGNSTGPHLHFEVRPGGGASVDPLAWLRSHGVDPT, encoded by the coding sequence GTGAACGACCAGCACCCCCACGCCGGGCCCGTCGGGTACGACACCCGATCGACCGGCAGCTTCGACACCGACCCGCTCTTCGGTTCCCTCCCGGGTGGTTCCGACACCGCGGACTACGCGGCTTCCGGTTACGACACCTCTTATGGTGCCCAGACCGGCTCATACGATTCCTCCGCCTGGGACACGGGCGCACAGCAGACCGTCACGTACGACGCGTACGCCGCCCCGGCGGAGCACGCCTCCGCCCAGCAGTGGGACACCGGCGCGACGCCGGTCTGGCAGCAGCAGCCCGCCGAGCACGACACGACCGGCCAGTGGGCGACCGCCGACACGGGCGCCTTCCCCACCGCCGGGTTCACCACGGCCGCGTACGGCACCGCGCCGTACGGGACGGGCGCGTACGAGGCGGAGAGCGGCACGTACGAGAGCGACGGGTACGACACCGGCGCGTACGCCACCGCCATGTACGGCACAGGCACAGGCACAGGCACCGCCTACGTGACCGACGGCTCGTACGGGACGGACGCCTACGGGACCGGCACGTACGACACCACCGCGTATGCCACCGGGGCGTACGACACCGGCGCGTACGACACGGGGACGTACGACACCGGCGCCTACGACGCGACCGCCTGGAACACCGGCGCCACGCCCGGGGACGCCGCGTACGAACCCGAACAGACGTCGCATCAGCTGTACGAACAGCAGACGCCCGAAGAGGGCGGCACCGCCGAGTTCCCCGTCATCGAATCCGAGCTCGGAACCGGTCACGACAGCGGCCTCGACAGCGGTCTCGAAGCCGGCCGTGAATTCGGCTTCGAGGCCGATCACGAAACCGCTCACGAGGCCGGTCGCGGAGTCGGCCACGAAGCCGGGCACGAAGAGGGCCTCGCCCCGGAGGCCGCCACCGCGCCGGACGACGGCGGCGCCCCCGGCCCCGCCCCGCTCTCCGTGGACCGCACCGTGGTCCGCGCCCCCGCCCCGCGCAACCGGGCCCGCCGCCGCAGCCCCGCCAAGCGGTCCGCCCTCCTGACCGTCGCGGTCCCCTCCGCCTGCGTGATGAGCGTCGCCGGTATCGCGGCCGCCTCCGTCAGCGGCATCAGCGACGACGACAAGCAGGAGAAGACCACCTCGCTGGCCATCGCCGACCCGAGCACGGTCAAGCCGGTCGCCGCGAACAACAAGCTGGACAGCCAGCTGGAGCAGCTCTCCGAGGGCAGCGACGACTTCCGCCAGCGCGCGAGCCGCACCCAGGAGCGCATCGACCTCAAGCAGCGGCAGGTCGAGGAGAAGAAGAAGCGCGAGGAGGAGGCCGCACGCCGCGAGGCGCTGCGCCCCAAGTTCGTCCTGCCGGTCAAGCAGCACGGGCTCAGCGCCTACTACGGCCAGGCGGGCGTCAACTGGATGTCCGTGCACACGGGCATCGACTTCCCCGTGGGATACGGCTCCCCGGTGATGGCCGCGACCGACGGCACCGTGCGCACCCAGTACAACAGCGCCTACGGCAACATGGCGATCGTGACCATGGCCGACGGCACGGAGACCTGGTACTGCCACCTCAGCAGCACCAAGATCCGCTCCGGCCCGGTGAAGGCCGGCGACG
- a CDS encoding alpha/beta fold hydrolase, giving the protein MKVLPFLSLLPRLPGLPGPRLSTALLGATVLELVVLTGHLAVYPFGLTQERRAPGPPPGPPTLPGSPAAERPVVLLHGFIDNRSVFLLLRRALARHGRRHLASLNYSPFTRDLRTAAELLGRHVEELCARTGQREVDIVGHSLGGLIARYYVQRLGGDRRVRTLVTLGTPHGGTAVAPGAGLHPIVRQMRGGSTLIEELRRPAPGCRTRFVSFWSELDQVMVPVGTACVDHPDLDAVNVRVTGIGHLALPVHPAVAAAVLDALEPPEAREGTAPSTGTTTVA; this is encoded by the coding sequence GTGAAGGTCCTCCCTTTCCTCTCCCTACTGCCCCGGCTCCCCGGACTTCCGGGCCCCCGGCTCTCCACCGCGCTGCTCGGCGCCACCGTGCTGGAGCTCGTGGTCCTCACCGGCCACCTGGCCGTCTACCCCTTCGGCCTCACCCAGGAGCGCCGCGCCCCGGGCCCGCCGCCCGGACCACCCACGCTGCCCGGCTCCCCCGCCGCCGAGCGCCCCGTCGTCCTCCTCCACGGGTTCATCGACAACCGCTCCGTCTTCCTGCTGCTGCGCCGCGCACTCGCCCGGCACGGCCGCCGCCATCTGGCCTCCCTCAACTACTCGCCGTTCACCCGCGACCTGCGCACCGCCGCCGAGTTGCTCGGCCGCCATGTGGAGGAGCTCTGCGCCCGCACCGGGCAGCGCGAGGTCGACATCGTCGGGCACAGCCTCGGCGGCCTGATCGCCCGCTACTACGTGCAACGGCTGGGCGGCGACCGCCGGGTGCGCACCCTCGTCACGCTCGGCACCCCGCACGGCGGCACCGCCGTCGCCCCCGGGGCCGGACTTCACCCCATCGTGCGGCAGATGCGCGGCGGGTCCACGCTGATCGAGGAGCTGCGCCGCCCCGCCCCCGGCTGCCGGACCCGGTTCGTCAGCTTCTGGAGCGAGCTGGACCAGGTGATGGTTCCGGTCGGCACGGCCTGCGTCGACCACCCCGATCTCGACGCCGTGAACGTACGCGTCACCGGAATCGGGCATCTCGCGCTGCCGGTGCACCCGGCGGTCGCCGCCGCGGTCCTCGACGCTCTGGAACCACCGGAGGCCCGGGAGGGCACAGCGCCCTCAACCGGAACGACCACTGTCGCTTAA
- a CDS encoding cobalamin B12-binding domain-containing protein: MGVTGPIRVVVAKPGLDGHDRGAKVIARALRDAGMEVIYTGLHQTPEQIVDTAIQEDADAIGLSILSGAHNTLFAKVIELLKEREAEDIKVFGGGIIPEDDIAPLKKLGVAELFTPGATTTEIVTWVNANVRQPAQT, from the coding sequence ATGGGTGTGACCGGTCCGATCCGTGTGGTGGTGGCCAAGCCGGGACTCGACGGCCATGACCGCGGGGCCAAGGTGATCGCGCGGGCGCTGCGGGACGCCGGTATGGAAGTCATCTATACGGGGCTCCACCAGACACCCGAGCAGATCGTCGACACGGCGATCCAGGAGGACGCCGACGCCATCGGCCTCTCGATCCTCTCCGGGGCGCACAACACGCTGTTCGCGAAGGTGATCGAGCTGCTGAAGGAGCGGGAGGCGGAGGACATCAAGGTGTTCGGCGGCGGGATCATCCCGGAGGACGACATCGCCCCGCTGAAGAAGCTGGGCGTGGCGGAGCTCTTCACCCCGGGCGCGACGACGACCGAGATCGTCACCTGGGTGAACGCGAACGTCCGCCAGCCGGCGCAGACCTGA
- a CDS encoding DUF5691 domain-containing protein, producing MPRTTTGPTGPTPATADPTTTAAHALASLPWEELVTSALLGTDRRPPTAPGGAVPADGPAALLGAAALHTVRRRAGLLPAVAGARPAPAPQDPRPRLPEAARHRLAQLLADRAAPTASGRRGATPDLTELIPQWLATANRRGFRAPADLVPPLLDAARARTDLRPQALTFAGPLGLWLAALNPEWKFALRGSAGGSLVPDTGDPEAVRRLWEEGLFAERIALLDAVRAQDPAAALALLTTTWSTERAEDRLMFLDSLRAGLGPGDEEFLEQALADRSRNVRATAAELLSALPASALAGRMAARATSCVNPDRTGAGASIAVEAPHECDAGMQRDGVAAVPPTGRGERSWWLGQLVEATPLGVWQERFGGRPAAEIVALPVADDWAGELHAAWCRAAVRQRNPEWARALLGVASAPPAGSPGPASIAERSKLLAVLSEAERADWVAAFIAAHGLSEAFQLLGVCAVPWTGPLGRAVVDALDIARDGGSYPWSFSGVMGLAERCLDPAEADRLEVLTATPDEQEGASPGAGGYWAEAFQRLVSTLRLRATMEAELTA from the coding sequence ATGCCTCGCACCACCACCGGCCCGACCGGGCCCACGCCCGCCACCGCCGACCCGACCACCACCGCAGCCCACGCCCTCGCGTCCCTCCCCTGGGAGGAGCTGGTCACCTCGGCGCTGCTCGGCACCGACCGCCGACCGCCGACAGCACCCGGGGGCGCGGTCCCCGCCGACGGCCCGGCCGCCCTGCTCGGCGCCGCCGCCCTGCACACCGTGCGGCGGCGGGCCGGGCTGCTGCCCGCCGTGGCGGGGGCCAGGCCCGCCCCCGCGCCGCAGGACCCGCGCCCGCGCCTCCCCGAGGCGGCCCGGCACCGGCTCGCCCAGCTGCTGGCCGACCGGGCCGCGCCGACCGCTTCCGGGCGGCGCGGGGCGACGCCCGACCTCACCGAGCTGATCCCGCAGTGGCTGGCCACCGCCAACCGGCGGGGGTTCCGGGCCCCGGCCGACCTGGTGCCGCCGCTGCTGGACGCCGCGCGGGCCCGCACCGACCTGCGCCCGCAGGCGCTCACCTTCGCCGGGCCGCTCGGGCTGTGGCTGGCCGCGCTGAACCCGGAGTGGAAGTTCGCGCTGCGCGGTTCCGCGGGCGGCTCGCTCGTGCCCGACACCGGCGATCCGGAGGCGGTGCGCCGACTGTGGGAGGAGGGGCTGTTCGCGGAGCGGATCGCGCTCCTCGACGCCGTACGGGCGCAGGATCCCGCCGCCGCGCTCGCCCTGCTCACGACGACCTGGTCCACCGAGCGGGCCGAGGACCGGCTGATGTTCCTGGACTCCTTGCGGGCCGGACTCGGCCCCGGTGACGAGGAGTTCCTGGAGCAGGCGCTCGCCGACCGCAGCCGCAACGTGCGCGCCACGGCGGCCGAGCTGCTCTCCGCCCTGCCCGCCTCGGCCCTGGCCGGGCGGATGGCGGCCCGGGCGACGTCCTGCGTCAACCCGGACCGTACGGGGGCGGGCGCGTCCATCGCCGTGGAGGCGCCGCACGAGTGCGACGCCGGGATGCAGCGCGACGGGGTGGCGGCCGTTCCGCCGACGGGCCGGGGCGAGCGGTCCTGGTGGCTGGGGCAGTTGGTGGAGGCCACCCCGCTCGGGGTCTGGCAGGAGCGGTTCGGCGGACGCCCGGCGGCGGAGATCGTGGCGCTGCCGGTCGCCGACGACTGGGCGGGCGAGCTGCACGCCGCCTGGTGCCGGGCCGCGGTGCGCCAGCGGAACCCGGAGTGGGCGCGGGCCCTGCTCGGCGTGGCCTCGGCGCCCCCGGCAGGCTCCCCCGGGCCCGCCTCGATCGCCGAGCGGTCCAAGCTCCTGGCGGTGCTGTCCGAGGCCGAACGCGCGGACTGGGTGGCCGCGTTCATAGCCGCGCACGGGCTGTCCGAGGCGTTCCAGCTGCTCGGCGTCTGCGCGGTGCCGTGGACGGGCCCGCTCGGGCGCGCCGTGGTCGACGCCCTCGACATCGCGCGGGACGGCGGGAGTTACCCGTGGAGCTTCAGCGGGGTGATGGGCCTGGCCGAACGCTGCCTGGACCCGGCCGAGGCCGACCGCCTGGAGGTCCTCACGGCCACCCCGGACGAGCAGGAGGGCGCGTCGCCGGGGGCGGGGGGCTACTGGGCCGAGGCGTTCCAGCGCCTGGTCTCCACGCTGCGCCTGCGCGCCACGATGGAGGCGGAGCTGACGGCCTGA
- a CDS encoding SWIM zinc finger family protein translates to MLLSHGGEPLPATESVARWTVEQVLSLAPDDASRKAGNKLAAAGHWSGTGFDGSGAVWGLCKGSGSKPYQTVVDTTGPAYKCSCPSRKFPCKHALGLLLLRASDGGAVQQGEPADWAEQWLTARRGRAEAKQAKQEAAASGEPAPGPADGAAARKRAERRAERVTSGALELEQRLTDLLRGDLATADRAGYTLWEETAARMVDAQAPGLAGRVRELGAIPGSGPGWPVRLLEECGLLHLLDTAWLGRERLPEPLATTVRTRVGLPLSAEGPPVRDRWLVLAQYDTADGRLTTRRIWLYGRESGRTALLLSFGAAGRAPELALPVGVTIDAELTPYPGGGLRADLGRQFATPGALGVPGAPATPGEPGAAGAPGAAGAAGMPGAPATPGGPGAPGMPDASAPVQGTPPPGGSTAAALAAYGEALRGDPWLDAWPVTLRDVIPVPSEGGWQLADAEGESALPLSSAALSRPGLWKLVALSGGGPVTVFGEVGHRGFDPFAAWGGGGGRSGAASGPGGAADGTVRLI, encoded by the coding sequence ATGCTGCTATCTCACGGGGGAGAACCCTTGCCCGCCACGGAATCGGTGGCGCGCTGGACGGTGGAGCAGGTGCTGTCCCTGGCTCCTGACGACGCATCACGCAAGGCGGGGAACAAGCTGGCCGCGGCCGGGCACTGGTCGGGGACCGGCTTCGACGGATCGGGGGCGGTGTGGGGGCTGTGCAAGGGAAGCGGGAGCAAGCCGTATCAGACGGTGGTCGACACCACCGGCCCCGCGTACAAGTGCAGTTGCCCGAGCCGTAAGTTCCCCTGCAAGCACGCGCTGGGGCTGCTGCTGCTCCGCGCCTCCGACGGCGGCGCGGTCCAGCAGGGCGAGCCGGCCGACTGGGCCGAGCAGTGGCTCACGGCCCGCCGGGGACGGGCGGAGGCGAAGCAGGCCAAGCAGGAGGCCGCCGCGAGCGGGGAGCCGGCGCCGGGCCCTGCCGACGGTGCCGCCGCCAGGAAGCGGGCGGAGCGCCGGGCCGAGCGGGTCACCAGCGGGGCGCTGGAGCTGGAGCAGCGCCTGACCGACCTGCTGCGGGGCGATCTCGCCACGGCCGACCGCGCGGGCTACACGCTGTGGGAGGAGACCGCCGCCCGCATGGTCGACGCCCAGGCGCCCGGACTGGCGGGCCGGGTGCGGGAGTTGGGCGCCATACCGGGCTCCGGTCCTGGCTGGCCGGTGCGGCTGCTGGAGGAGTGCGGCCTGCTCCATCTGCTGGACACGGCCTGGCTGGGCCGGGAGCGGCTCCCGGAGCCGCTGGCCACGACGGTGCGTACGCGGGTGGGGCTGCCCCTGTCCGCCGAGGGCCCGCCGGTCCGCGACCGGTGGCTGGTCCTCGCGCAGTACGACACGGCGGACGGCCGGCTCACCACACGGCGGATCTGGCTGTACGGGAGGGAGTCGGGCCGCACGGCCCTGCTGCTCTCCTTCGGCGCGGCGGGCCGCGCCCCGGAGCTCGCGCTGCCGGTGGGCGTCACGATCGACGCCGAGCTCACGCCGTACCCGGGCGGCGGCCTCCGGGCCGATCTGGGCCGCCAGTTCGCCACGCCCGGTGCGCTCGGTGTGCCTGGTGCACCCGCCACGCCCGGCGAGCCCGGTGCGGCCGGTGCGCCCGGTGCGGCCGGTGCGGCCGGTATGCCCGGTGCACCCGCCACGCCCGGCGGGCCCGGTGCGCCCGGTATGCCGGATGCGTCCGCCCCGGTGCAGGGCACGCCGCCGCCGGGAGGCTCCACGGCGGCCGCCCTCGCCGCGTACGGGGAGGCGCTGCGGGGCGATCCCTGGCTGGACGCCTGGCCGGTCACCCTGCGGGACGTCATACCCGTGCCGTCCGAGGGCGGCTGGCAACTGGCCGACGCGGAGGGCGAGTCCGCGCTGCCCCTCTCCTCGGCGGCGCTGTCCCGCCCGGGGCTGTGGAAGCTCGTCGCCCTCTCCGGCGGCGGCCCGGTGACGGTCTTCGGCGAGGTGGGCCACCGCGGCTTCGACCCGTTCGCGGCGTGGGGCGGGGGCGGGGGCCGGTCCGGGGCCGCCTCAGGGCCCGGGGGTGCGGCGGATGGGACCGTACGGCTCATCTGA
- a CDS encoding MmpS family transport accessory protein, whose protein sequence is MKRTTRTTTGADRRLRTAVCALAVTGLVFGLGACSAESVDEAVAKAVDKTVDETYEVTYEVTGTSVDEIAFHGGGGDAMDPKLETVTSPTLPWKKTVTLRGIMPPAVMPMAVEADGTDVTCAITYQGKVIKEAKGEGMLTAGGCVAVSPIVG, encoded by the coding sequence ATGAAGCGCACCACCCGCACCACCACCGGCGCCGACCGCCGCCTGCGCACGGCCGTGTGCGCCCTCGCGGTCACCGGCCTCGTGTTCGGCCTCGGCGCCTGTTCGGCCGAGTCGGTGGACGAAGCGGTCGCCAAGGCGGTCGACAAGACCGTGGACGAGACGTACGAGGTCACGTACGAGGTCACCGGCACGAGCGTCGACGAGATCGCGTTCCACGGCGGGGGCGGCGACGCCATGGACCCGAAGCTGGAGACCGTCACCTCGCCCACCCTGCCGTGGAAGAAGACCGTGACGCTGCGCGGCATCATGCCGCCCGCCGTCATGCCGATGGCGGTGGAGGCCGACGGTACCGACGTCACCTGCGCCATCACGTACCAGGGCAAGGTCATCAAGGAGGCGAAGGGCGAGGGCATGCTCACGGCGGGCGGCTGCGTCGCCGTGTCGCCGATCGTGGGCTGA
- a CDS encoding AAA family ATPase, whose protein sequence is MTVPENTTAAGQASGAEALRPHAEDAFADELKALAAADDRPRPARWRLSPWAVATYLQGGTLPDGTVITPKYVGPRRLIEVAVTTLATDRALLLLGVPGTAKTWVSEHLAAAVSGDSTLLVQGTAGTPEEAVRYGWNYAQLLAHGPSRDALVPSPLMRAMAEGMTARVEELTRIPADVQDSLITILSEKTLPIPELGQEVQAVRGFNVIATANDRDRGVNELSSALRRRFNTVVLPLPATPDAEVDIVSRRVDQIGRSLDLPAAPEGLSEIRRVVTVFRELRDGVTTDGRTKLKSPSGTLSTAEAISVVTNGLALAAHFGDGILRPGDVAAGILGAVVRDPAADRVVWQEYLETVVRERDGWKDFYRACREVSV, encoded by the coding sequence ATGACCGTGCCCGAAAACACCACCGCAGCCGGCCAGGCGTCCGGCGCCGAGGCCCTGCGCCCGCACGCCGAGGACGCGTTCGCCGACGAGCTGAAGGCGCTCGCCGCCGCCGACGACCGTCCCAGGCCCGCCCGTTGGCGCCTCTCGCCCTGGGCTGTCGCCACCTATCTCCAGGGCGGGACACTGCCCGACGGAACGGTGATCACACCGAAGTACGTGGGCCCGCGCCGGTTGATCGAAGTGGCCGTGACCACCTTGGCCACCGACCGCGCGCTGCTCCTGCTCGGTGTCCCCGGCACCGCCAAGACGTGGGTGTCCGAACACCTCGCCGCCGCCGTCAGCGGCGACTCCACCCTCCTTGTGCAGGGCACCGCCGGCACCCCGGAGGAAGCCGTCCGCTACGGGTGGAACTACGCCCAGCTGCTGGCCCACGGCCCCAGCCGCGACGCGCTGGTGCCCAGCCCGCTCATGCGGGCCATGGCGGAGGGCATGACCGCCCGGGTCGAGGAGCTGACCCGCATCCCCGCCGATGTGCAGGACTCGCTCATCACGATCCTCTCCGAGAAGACCCTCCCCATCCCGGAGCTGGGCCAGGAGGTGCAGGCCGTCCGCGGCTTCAACGTCATCGCCACGGCCAACGACCGCGACCGGGGCGTCAACGAGCTCTCCAGCGCGCTGCGCCGCCGGTTCAACACCGTCGTCCTGCCGCTGCCCGCGACGCCCGACGCCGAGGTCGACATCGTCTCCCGGCGCGTCGACCAGATCGGCCGCTCGCTGGACCTGCCCGCCGCGCCGGAGGGGCTCTCCGAGATCCGCCGCGTGGTGACGGTCTTCCGCGAACTGCGCGACGGCGTCACCACAGACGGGCGCACCAAGCTCAAGTCGCCCTCGGGCACGCTCTCCACGGCCGAGGCGATCTCCGTCGTCACCAACGGTCTCGCCCTCGCCGCCCACTTCGGCGACGGCATCCTGCGCCCGGGCGATGTCGCGGCGGGCATCCTCGGCGCGGTCGTCCGGGACCCGGCCGCGGACCGCGTGGTCTGGCAGGAGTATCTGGAGACCGTGGTGCGCGAGCGGGACGGCTGGAAGGACTTCTACCGCGCCTGCCGCGAGGTCTCCGTATGA
- a CDS encoding DUF5682 family protein has protein sequence MSGEITTGPAVAAPAVAGQDTTAPATTAPVAAAFAAGPLLLGVRHHGPGSARAVRAALEAARPAAVLIEGPPEGDALLPLAADPQMRPPVALLAHAVDDPGRAAFWPLAEFSPEWVAIRWALAHDVPVRFIDLPATHSLALKEPHGEQQPGEETAPAPQTSETPEASETASAPEASDEEATVSPLVDPIRVLAETAGYDDPERWWEDVVEHRSPAADATADALTPFTALAEAMTALREAYGDGGHPRDAVREAYMRVQLRTVRKEFGDAVAVVCGAWHVPALAARTTLAADRALLKGLPKVKAEMTWVPWTHRRLARHSGYGAGIDSPGWYGHLFGAPDRPIERWMTKVAGLLREEDRFVSTAHVIEAVRLAETLAAMRGRPLAGLSETTDAVRAVMCEGSDVPLALIQDRLVVGETLGEVPDSAPAVPLQRDLTRSQRTLRLKPEALEKELDLDLRKETDAAKSRLLHRLRLLGIGWGEPAESQSRSTGTFRESWRLRWEPELHVRVAEAGVWGTTVETAATAKAESQALAATALSEVTALAEHCLLAGLPEALPVVMKALADRAALDADVGHLADALPALARSLRYGDVRSTDTAALAEVAAGLAERICVGLPPACTGLDADGAEALRRQIDGVHSAIGLLVAGAAPAEGLRDRWGTVLRKLAGRDTVAGIIRGRATRLLLDEGRLTEDEAARLMGLALSPGTPPTDAAAWIEGFVGGASGGGMLLVHDERLLALVDAWLTGVPADTFTDVLPLLRRTFSAYEPGVRRTLGELVRRGPAPERAGGDATDHAYPGFGPGLDTARADAVEQVLHLLLAPAPERAEATA, from the coding sequence ATGAGCGGCGAGATCACTACCGGACCTGCCGTCGCCGCCCCGGCCGTCGCTGGCCAGGACACCACCGCCCCTGCCACCACCGCCCCCGTGGCCGCCGCGTTCGCCGCCGGGCCGCTGCTCCTGGGGGTGCGGCACCACGGCCCCGGCTCCGCTCGCGCGGTCCGGGCCGCGCTCGAAGCCGCCCGGCCCGCCGCCGTCCTCATCGAGGGGCCGCCCGAGGGCGACGCGCTGCTGCCGCTCGCCGCCGACCCGCAGATGCGGCCGCCCGTCGCGCTGCTCGCCCATGCCGTGGACGACCCGGGGCGGGCCGCCTTCTGGCCGCTGGCCGAGTTCTCGCCGGAGTGGGTGGCGATCCGCTGGGCCCTCGCCCACGACGTCCCGGTCCGCTTCATCGACCTCCCCGCCACCCACTCCCTCGCCCTGAAGGAGCCCCACGGCGAACAACAGCCCGGCGAGGAGACCGCACCCGCCCCTCAGACCTCTGAGACCCCTGAGGCCTCTGAGACCGCCTCTGCCCCCGAGGCTTCCGACGAGGAGGCCACGGTCAGCCCCCTCGTCGACCCGATCCGGGTGCTCGCCGAGACCGCCGGATACGACGACCCCGAGCGCTGGTGGGAGGACGTCGTCGAACACCGCTCACCGGCCGCCGACGCCACCGCCGACGCGCTCACGCCGTTCACCGCGCTCGCCGAGGCCATGACGGCGCTGCGCGAGGCGTACGGGGACGGCGGGCACCCCCGGGACGCCGTGCGCGAGGCGTACATGCGGGTCCAACTGCGTACGGTCCGCAAGGAGTTCGGGGATGCCGTCGCCGTCGTCTGCGGCGCTTGGCACGTTCCCGCGCTCGCCGCCCGCACCACCCTCGCCGCCGACCGCGCCCTCCTCAAGGGGCTCCCGAAGGTCAAGGCCGAGATGACCTGGGTGCCGTGGACCCACCGCAGGCTCGCCCGGCACAGCGGTTACGGTGCCGGGATCGACTCACCCGGCTGGTACGGGCATCTCTTCGGCGCCCCGGACCGGCCGATCGAACGCTGGATGACCAAGGTCGCCGGACTGCTCCGGGAGGAGGACCGGTTCGTCTCCACCGCCCATGTCATCGAGGCCGTCCGGCTCGCCGAGACGCTCGCGGCGATGCGGGGCCGCCCACTGGCGGGGCTGAGCGAGACCACCGACGCGGTACGGGCCGTGATGTGCGAGGGCTCCGACGTACCCCTCGCGCTCATCCAGGACCGCCTCGTCGTCGGCGAGACCCTCGGCGAGGTGCCCGACAGCGCCCCCGCCGTCCCGCTCCAGCGCGACCTGACCCGCAGCCAGCGCACCCTGAGGCTCAAGCCGGAGGCGCTGGAGAAGGAGCTGGACCTCGACCTGCGCAAGGAGACCGACGCGGCCAAGAGCCGGCTCCTGCACCGGCTGCGCCTCCTCGGTATCGGCTGGGGCGAACCGGCCGAGAGCCAGAGCCGCAGCACCGGCACCTTCCGGGAGAGCTGGCGGCTGCGCTGGGAGCCGGAGCTGCACGTCCGGGTCGCCGAGGCCGGGGTGTGGGGCACCACGGTGGAGACCGCCGCCACGGCGAAGGCCGAGTCCCAGGCCCTCGCGGCGACCGCGCTCTCCGAGGTCACCGCACTCGCCGAGCACTGCCTCCTGGCCGGACTGCCCGAAGCGCTGCCCGTCGTCATGAAGGCCCTCGCCGACCGCGCCGCACTCGATGCGGACGTGGGCCACCTCGCCGACGCCCTCCCCGCCCTCGCCCGCTCCCTCCGCTACGGGGACGTGCGCTCCACGGACACCGCCGCGCTCGCCGAGGTCGCCGCCGGACTGGCCGAGCGGATCTGCGTCGGCCTGCCCCCGGCCTGCACCGGCCTCGACGCGGACGGAGCCGAGGCCCTGCGCCGCCAGATCGACGGGGTGCACAGCGCGATCGGGCTGCTCGTCGCCGGTGCCGCGCCCGCCGAGGGGCTCCGGGACCGCTGGGGCACCGTCCTGCGCAAGCTGGCCGGCCGGGACACGGTCGCCGGGATCATCCGGGGCCGCGCCACCCGGCTCCTCCTCGACGAGGGGCGGCTGACCGAGGACGAGGCGGCCCGCCTGATGGGCCTGGCCCTCTCACCCGGCACCCCGCCCACCGACGCGGCGGCCTGGATCGAGGGGTTCGTCGGCGGGGCGTCCGGCGGCGGCATGCTGCTGGTCCACGACGAGCGGCTGCTCGCCCTGGTCGACGCGTGGCTCACCGGCGTACCCGCCGACACGTTCACCGACGTGCTGCCGCTCCTGCGCCGTACGTTCTCCGCCTACGAACCGGGCGTACGCCGCACCCTCGGCGAGCTGGTCCGGCGCGGCCCCGCCCCCGAGCGCGCCGGGGGCGACGCCACGGACCACGCGTACCCGGGCTTCGGCCCCGGCCTCGACACGGCCCGGGCCGACGCGGTGGAGCAGGTGCTGCACCTGCTCCTCGCCCCGGCGCCCGAGCGGGCGGAGGCGACCGCATGA